Proteins from one Amycolatopsis benzoatilytica AK 16/65 genomic window:
- a CDS encoding ABC transporter permease has product MRILRNLTGLLGFLLIWEAVVRAGLIDKNDLPPPTVVFARIGQLLGDVEFVRDAIASVLAWMIALLISIAIAVPAGLLLGSVPWLRDATKSIVEFLRPIPSVALIPLVLLVIGGGPEAKITLAVYAAVWPILFNTIYALAEIDPLLLETARTYGTPRSRVLTSVALPHAAPFVFTGIRLSAAISLILVISTEFLAGAKLGIGQFVLEASSGPGRMDLVLAGTVIAGILGYLVNEGLERLGNRLFRWNAAAEGAAA; this is encoded by the coding sequence GTGCGGATTCTCCGGAACCTGACCGGCCTGCTCGGCTTCCTCCTGATCTGGGAGGCGGTCGTGCGGGCCGGCCTGATCGACAAGAACGACCTGCCCCCGCCGACCGTGGTGTTCGCCCGGATCGGCCAGTTGCTCGGCGACGTCGAGTTCGTCCGCGACGCGATCGCCTCGGTGCTCGCCTGGATGATCGCGCTGCTGATCTCGATCGCCATCGCGGTGCCGGCCGGCCTGCTGCTCGGCAGTGTGCCGTGGCTGCGCGACGCGACCAAGTCGATCGTCGAATTCCTCCGGCCGATCCCGTCGGTCGCGCTGATCCCGTTGGTACTGCTGGTGATCGGCGGCGGACCGGAAGCGAAGATCACCCTCGCCGTATACGCCGCGGTGTGGCCGATCCTGTTCAACACCATCTACGCGCTCGCCGAGATCGACCCGCTGCTGCTGGAAACCGCGCGCACCTACGGCACCCCGCGCTCGCGCGTGCTGACCTCGGTCGCGCTGCCGCACGCCGCCCCGTTCGTGTTCACCGGAATCCGGCTGTCCGCCGCGATTTCGCTGATCCTGGTGATCAGCACCGAATTCCTGGCCGGCGCGAAGCTCGGCATCGGGCAGTTCGTGCTGGAAGCCAGCTCCGGACCGGGCCGGATGGACCTCGTGCTCGCCGGCACGGTGATCGCCGGGATCCTCGGCTACCTCGTCAACGAGGGGCTGGAGCGGCTCGGCAACCGGCTGTTCCGATGGAACGCCGCCGCTGAAGGAGCCGCCGCGTGA
- a CDS encoding nitrate- and nitrite sensing domain-containing protein: MPNGETPGAAEAPAEQNPASPRQRSWLALANWRLRSKLALILIIPTLTALVLGVLQVVGNVRSAVDLGHTADQVAFAEKVTAVVHDLQRERALAVIRVSSNDPLRQTGLDAQIAKVDHDVDELRNAAVNLDSTDQAASDRYAHGLQRLDALRPLREAMANGYSDRAILDTYSSVLDALIQLGREVTTATTDRDLLRVGNSTQAISEAKEYILRGDSALQIAAFRNDFPGNLLDETRAAEASGDAQISAFLTNATPDQVQLYNDTYSGPEVDERRRLQTQAFASAQQNKPLNIEPTGLGQDSAVAADKLRAVEASLLSQMRAQADSLASNAVRSAWVAGVVVLAALIAALMLMLVIARLMLRPLRVLRKTALDVAYTRLPETVQAILDDPDPVNASKKAVAPVPVDSRDEIGEVARSFDVVHEQAVKMAAEQALLRENVNGIFVNLSRRSQRLVERQLGVIDRLEADEQDPDHLASLFELDHLATRLRRNGESLLVLSGAGLAKSVPKPVPAADVIGAAVSEIEQYARIEIGIVPEVAVQGLAIHDLVHVLAELLDNATYFSEPETKITVRAVITRKKALAIQVTDHGVGMSEERLAEVNERLADPPDLDVSVTRRMGLYVVARLAQRHGIEVRLRENEDIEGGVIARVVVPMELLTQVRAATPPALRHTPPPPNRNEISHPSLPPLNREPEPLPPITPPPAAAELTEAIGSPASAAGAAENGGLVPLDQPISLDDLVAGNRAAGPFLSPAVPASEVPAWPTAEDLAPLTRDTNGDGASLTQTEFAPLALPKREPRYVAPEAPKETPAEPDASAALEDDVPTRRLPIYQSVLSRWFSEGEDGDTGASAESAAAPEAPAAEANGADLTAEANGSDLATEPVSRPEPAAKAAPVESTPLYPGTDEPDDSWHSVSDEGWQAAQSLLESKNEEMTSAGLPKRVPNAYLVPGSIGNAPEPAQQNSFTDATSGMPGTGAITRSATAARSRMASFQRGYKSGRHALKERPPEARLDEDGVRVTGAGYVSDSSEERE; the protein is encoded by the coding sequence GTGCCGAACGGAGAGACCCCGGGCGCGGCGGAGGCTCCCGCCGAGCAGAATCCGGCCAGCCCGCGGCAGCGGTCCTGGCTGGCTCTCGCCAACTGGCGGTTGCGCTCCAAGCTCGCCCTCATCCTCATCATCCCCACGCTGACCGCGCTCGTGCTCGGTGTTCTGCAAGTGGTCGGCAACGTGCGCTCAGCGGTCGACCTGGGCCACACCGCCGACCAGGTCGCGTTCGCCGAGAAGGTCACCGCGGTCGTGCACGACCTGCAGCGCGAGCGCGCACTGGCGGTCATCCGGGTCTCGTCGAACGACCCGCTGCGCCAAACCGGCCTCGACGCGCAGATCGCCAAGGTCGACCACGACGTGGACGAACTGCGCAACGCCGCGGTCAACCTGGACAGCACCGACCAGGCCGCCAGCGACCGGTACGCGCACGGCCTCCAGCGCCTCGACGCGCTGCGCCCGCTGCGCGAGGCGATGGCCAACGGCTACTCCGACCGCGCGATCCTCGACACCTACTCCTCGGTGCTCGACGCGCTGATCCAGCTCGGCCGCGAGGTCACCACCGCCACCACCGACCGGGACCTGCTCCGGGTCGGCAACAGCACCCAGGCGATCAGCGAGGCGAAGGAATACATCCTCCGCGGCGACTCCGCGCTGCAGATCGCCGCGTTCCGCAACGACTTCCCCGGCAACCTCCTCGACGAGACCCGAGCCGCCGAGGCCAGTGGCGACGCGCAGATCAGCGCCTTCCTCACCAACGCCACGCCCGACCAGGTGCAGCTGTACAACGACACCTACTCCGGTCCCGAGGTCGACGAACGGCGCCGGCTGCAGACCCAGGCGTTCGCCTCCGCCCAGCAGAACAAGCCGCTGAACATCGAGCCGACCGGGCTCGGCCAGGACTCCGCGGTCGCCGCCGACAAGCTCCGTGCGGTCGAGGCGTCGCTGCTGAGCCAGATGCGCGCCCAGGCCGACAGCCTGGCCAGCAACGCGGTCCGCTCGGCCTGGGTCGCCGGGGTCGTGGTGCTCGCCGCGCTGATCGCCGCGCTGATGCTGATGCTCGTCATCGCCCGGCTCATGCTGCGCCCGCTGCGGGTGCTGCGGAAGACCGCGCTGGACGTCGCCTACACCCGGCTGCCGGAAACCGTGCAGGCGATCCTGGACGACCCGGACCCGGTCAACGCCTCGAAGAAGGCGGTCGCACCGGTGCCGGTCGACTCTCGCGACGAGATCGGCGAAGTGGCGCGCTCGTTCGACGTGGTCCACGAGCAGGCCGTCAAGATGGCCGCCGAGCAGGCGCTGCTGCGCGAGAACGTCAACGGCATCTTCGTGAACCTCTCCCGGCGTTCGCAGCGGCTGGTGGAACGCCAGCTCGGCGTCATCGACCGGCTCGAGGCCGACGAGCAGGACCCGGACCATCTCGCCAGCCTGTTCGAGCTCGACCACCTGGCCACCCGGCTCCGCCGCAACGGCGAGTCGCTGCTGGTGCTCTCGGGCGCCGGCCTGGCGAAGTCGGTGCCCAAGCCGGTGCCCGCGGCCGACGTCATCGGCGCGGCGGTGTCGGAGATCGAGCAGTACGCCCGGATCGAGATCGGCATCGTGCCCGAGGTCGCGGTGCAGGGCCTGGCGATCCACGACCTCGTGCACGTGCTCGCCGAGCTGCTCGACAACGCGACGTACTTCTCCGAGCCGGAAACCAAGATCACCGTCCGCGCGGTCATCACCCGCAAGAAGGCGCTGGCGATCCAGGTCACCGACCACGGCGTCGGGATGAGCGAGGAACGCCTCGCCGAGGTCAACGAGCGCCTCGCCGACCCGCCGGACCTGGACGTGTCGGTGACCCGGCGGATGGGTCTGTACGTGGTCGCGCGGCTGGCCCAGCGCCACGGCATCGAGGTGCGGCTGCGCGAGAACGAGGACATCGAGGGCGGCGTGATCGCCCGGGTCGTGGTTCCGATGGAGCTGCTCACCCAGGTCCGGGCGGCGACCCCGCCGGCGCTGCGGCACACCCCGCCGCCACCGAACCGCAACGAGATCTCGCACCCGAGCCTGCCGCCGCTGAACCGCGAGCCGGAACCGCTGCCGCCGATCACCCCGCCGCCCGCCGCGGCGGAGCTGACCGAGGCGATCGGCTCGCCCGCGTCGGCCGCCGGTGCGGCCGAGAACGGCGGACTGGTCCCGCTCGACCAGCCGATCAGCCTGGACGACCTGGTGGCGGGCAACCGCGCGGCCGGCCCGTTCCTGAGCCCGGCGGTGCCGGCTTCGGAGGTGCCGGCCTGGCCGACCGCCGAGGACCTCGCCCCGCTCACCCGGGACACCAACGGCGACGGCGCGAGCCTTACGCAGACCGAGTTCGCGCCGCTGGCGTTGCCGAAGCGCGAGCCGAGGTACGTCGCGCCGGAAGCGCCGAAGGAAACGCCAGCCGAACCCGACGCTTCCGCGGCGCTCGAGGACGACGTTCCGACCCGGCGGCTGCCGATCTACCAGTCGGTGCTGTCGCGCTGGTTCAGCGAGGGCGAAGACGGCGACACTGGCGCCTCGGCGGAATCCGCGGCCGCGCCCGAGGCCCCGGCCGCCGAGGCGAACGGGGCCGATCTGACCGCCGAAGCGAACGGGTCCGACCTGGCGACCGAGCCGGTGTCCCGGCCCGAACCGGCGGCGAAGGCGGCTCCGGTCGAGTCGACCCCGCTCTACCCCGGCACGGACGAACCGGACGACAGCTGGCACAGCGTCTCCGACGAGGGCTGGCAGGCGGCGCAGTCGCTGCTGGAGTCCAAGAACGAGGAGATGACCTCCGCCGGGCTGCCCAAGCGCGTGCCGAACGCGTATCTGGTCCCGGGCTCGATCGGCAACGCGCCGGAACCGGCGCAGCAGAACTCGTTCACCGACGCGACCTCCGGAATGCCCGGAACGGGTGCGATCACCCGCTCGGCGACGGCTGCCCGCAGCCGGATGGCAAGCTTCCAGCGTGGGTACAAGTCCGGACGGCATGCGCTGAAGGAGCGGCCGCCGGAAGCCCGGCTCGACGAGGACGGGGTTCGCGTCACCGGGGCCGGGTATGTGAGCGACAGCAGTGAGGAGCGAGAGTGA
- a CDS encoding ABC transporter ATP-binding protein, with amino-acid sequence MSTMLEVSGLSHRYGSGDSAHVAVNDLSFTVETGQLACIVGPSGCGKSTLLRAIAGLIPPTGGTVSLHGDRVTSVPDDLAVVFQDYSRSLFPWLSVAKNVEFPLRWSKLDKATRRARAAEALEAVGLSAAAGKYPWQLSGGMQQRVSIARALASRPALLLMDEPFASVDAQTRFELEDLLRRVQVEQGTTVLLVTHDIDESVYLGDRVLVLSKSPARIVADLKVGLPAERDQITTRESAEFVSLRGEVARLLHGPAVQAAADLAEQEAAEVAAAVAESESDDAKESSSDAAEAVKKG; translated from the coding sequence ATGTCGACCATGCTCGAGGTCTCCGGCCTCAGCCACCGCTACGGCAGCGGCGACTCCGCACACGTCGCGGTGAACGACCTGTCGTTCACGGTGGAGACCGGGCAGCTGGCGTGCATCGTCGGCCCGTCCGGTTGCGGCAAGTCCACCCTGCTGCGCGCGATCGCCGGCCTGATCCCGCCGACCGGCGGCACGGTGAGCCTGCACGGCGACCGGGTCACCTCGGTGCCAGACGATCTGGCTGTGGTGTTCCAGGACTACAGCCGGTCGCTGTTCCCGTGGCTGTCGGTCGCGAAGAACGTCGAATTCCCGTTGCGCTGGAGCAAACTCGACAAGGCGACCCGGCGCGCCCGGGCCGCCGAGGCGCTGGAAGCGGTCGGCCTGTCCGCCGCGGCGGGCAAGTATCCGTGGCAGCTGTCCGGCGGCATGCAGCAGCGGGTGTCGATCGCGCGGGCGCTGGCGAGCCGTCCGGCGCTGCTGCTGATGGACGAGCCGTTCGCGTCGGTGGACGCGCAGACCCGGTTCGAACTGGAGGACCTGCTGCGCCGGGTGCAGGTCGAACAGGGCACCACGGTGCTGCTGGTGACGCACGACATCGACGAGAGCGTGTACCTGGGCGACCGGGTGCTCGTGCTGTCGAAGTCGCCGGCCCGGATCGTCGCCGACCTGAAGGTCGGCCTGCCCGCGGAACGGGATCAGATCACCACCCGGGAATCGGCGGAATTCGTTTCGCTGCGCGGTGAAGTGGCGCGGTTGCTGCACGGTCCGGCGGTCCAGGCCGCAGCGGATCTGGCCGAGCAGGAAGCCGCCGAAGTCGCGGCCGCGGTGGCCGAGTCCGAATCGGACGACGCGAAGGAGTCTTCTTCGGACGCCGCCGAAGCCGTCAAGAAGGGCTGA
- a CDS encoding acyl-CoA dehydrogenase family protein, protein MSRVDPLLTTQQQALVDRAGKLADVFAERAAEHDRENTFPYENYEDLREAGFLRLSVPEELGGFGAGLPEILPVLERLAMGDGATALAFTMHLSPLGQWASVWRRTKAPRLAELLRKAVDGELIWASLTSETGLRNDMTDAKTQAVRVEGGFELTGRKSFATNSAVATHCSTTARYEDAEGGPRLLLCQISLTQPGVSIHQTWNTMGMRGTQSNDVEFDKVFVEDAAVVHSLPVKHLDSRVLETVWAWAMPAFSAVYTGIAAGALDWAVRSLVRRGKAEDPVLQDVIGECQILLESSRALIYRQADEVTSRRLFTGDIQDGVARSAVVKYTAANNAVKVLQRLVDVLGGMSYAKALPFERMWRDVQASTFMPMGNLAARKLIGANVLGVRTLPEIGPDETGPDSRAKE, encoded by the coding sequence ATGAGCCGGGTGGATCCTCTCCTGACGACTCAACAGCAGGCACTGGTCGATCGAGCCGGCAAGCTCGCGGACGTGTTCGCGGAGCGGGCGGCCGAGCACGACCGCGAAAACACCTTCCCGTACGAGAACTACGAGGATCTGCGCGAAGCCGGTTTCCTTCGGCTGTCGGTGCCCGAGGAACTGGGCGGATTCGGCGCCGGGCTGCCGGAGATCCTGCCCGTGCTGGAACGGCTCGCGATGGGCGACGGCGCGACCGCGCTGGCCTTCACGATGCACCTGTCGCCGTTGGGTCAGTGGGCGAGCGTCTGGCGGCGCACCAAGGCGCCTCGGCTGGCGGAACTGCTGCGCAAGGCGGTCGACGGCGAGCTGATCTGGGCTTCGCTGACGAGCGAAACCGGGCTGCGCAACGACATGACCGACGCCAAGACGCAGGCGGTGCGGGTCGAGGGCGGGTTCGAGCTGACCGGCCGCAAGAGCTTCGCGACGAACTCTGCGGTCGCCACACACTGCTCGACCACCGCGCGCTATGAGGACGCCGAGGGCGGCCCTCGGCTGCTGCTGTGCCAGATTTCGCTGACCCAGCCCGGGGTTTCGATCCACCAGACGTGGAACACCATGGGCATGCGCGGCACGCAAAGCAACGACGTCGAGTTCGACAAGGTGTTCGTCGAGGACGCCGCGGTGGTGCACTCGCTGCCGGTCAAGCATCTGGACTCGCGCGTGCTGGAAACCGTATGGGCGTGGGCGATGCCGGCGTTCTCGGCGGTCTACACGGGAATCGCGGCCGGTGCGCTGGACTGGGCCGTGCGATCGCTGGTGCGGCGTGGCAAGGCCGAGGACCCGGTGCTGCAGGACGTGATCGGCGAATGCCAGATCCTGCTGGAAAGCTCGCGGGCGCTGATCTACCGGCAGGCCGACGAGGTCACCAGCCGGCGTCTGTTCACCGGCGACATCCAGGACGGCGTGGCCCGCAGCGCGGTGGTGAAGTACACCGCGGCGAACAACGCGGTGAAGGTGCTGCAGCGGCTGGTGGACGTGCTGGGCGGCATGTCGTACGCCAAGGCGCTGCCGTTCGAGCGGATGTGGCGGGACGTCCAGGCGAGCACGTTCATGCCGATGGGCAACCTGGCCGCGCGCAAGCTGATCGGCGCCAACGTGCTGGGTGTGCGGACGCTGCCGGAGATCGGCCCGGACGAGACCGGGCCGGATTCCCGGGCCAAGGAATGA
- a CDS encoding ABC transporter substrate-binding protein, which yields MAGGVAMTASGCGLLGGSDDSGSTSGGSGVEKAKIKVSIMPTIDLAPFHLAVQNGYFKNEGLEVETVDAASGDASLTKLIGGEVDIAYSSYTPFFIAKSKNIGDIKLVADCSSAGPKSTEIVALPGGPVKSVHDLEHKKIAITATNTICDTLTKSVMRDNGADFSTVTWVSMKFPDIGSAVKRGDVDAGFLTEPFITQSAKVNGTVEVIDTASGGTKDFPTAGFGSLGKFTDANPKTVAAFQRAMVKATKDAADRSKIEPLMVQFSKVDAQTAKLTTLLTFQSTLDARRIQRVPDLLQQFNSIPSKIDVASMIVPQVSAS from the coding sequence ATGGCCGGCGGTGTCGCGATGACCGCGAGCGGATGCGGTCTGCTCGGCGGATCGGACGATTCGGGCAGCACGAGCGGCGGCTCGGGGGTGGAGAAGGCCAAGATCAAGGTGTCGATCATGCCGACCATCGACCTGGCTCCCTTCCACCTCGCGGTGCAGAACGGCTACTTCAAGAACGAGGGTCTCGAGGTCGAAACGGTCGACGCGGCCAGCGGTGACGCTTCGCTGACGAAGCTGATCGGCGGCGAGGTGGACATCGCCTACTCCAGCTACACGCCGTTCTTCATCGCCAAGAGCAAGAACATCGGCGACATCAAGCTGGTCGCCGACTGCTCCTCGGCCGGCCCCAAGAGCACCGAGATTGTGGCCCTGCCGGGCGGCCCGGTGAAGAGCGTGCACGACCTCGAGCACAAGAAGATCGCGATCACCGCGACCAACACCATTTGCGACACCCTGACCAAGTCGGTCATGCGTGACAACGGTGCGGACTTCTCCACCGTCACCTGGGTTTCGATGAAGTTCCCGGACATCGGGTCCGCGGTCAAGCGCGGCGACGTGGACGCTGGCTTCCTCACCGAGCCGTTCATCACCCAGTCGGCGAAGGTCAACGGCACGGTCGAGGTCATCGACACCGCGTCCGGCGGCACCAAGGACTTCCCGACCGCGGGCTTCGGCTCGCTCGGCAAGTTCACCGACGCGAACCCGAAGACGGTCGCGGCGTTCCAGCGCGCGATGGTCAAGGCCACCAAGGACGCCGCCGACCGGTCCAAGATCGAGCCGCTGATGGTCCAGTTCTCCAAGGTGGACGCCCAGACCGCGAAGCTCACCACGCTGCTGACCTTCCAGTCCACTCTGGACGCCCGGCGCATCCAGCGGGTGCCGGACCTGTTGCAGCAGTTCAACTCGATCCCGTCGAAGATCGACGTCGCGTCGATGATCGTCCCGCAGGTCAGCGCTTCCTGA
- a CDS encoding GTP-binding protein, translating to MGFGEFDSDANTPQAGPTSSAKIVVAGGFGSGKTTLVGAISEIDPLTTEAMMTEASVGHDDTSATPNKSTTTVAMDFGRLSLDSDLVLYVFGTPGQHRFWFMWDDLAVGAIGAVVLVDTRRLADAFPSIDFFENRKLPYVVAINCFDRLLHHQIEDVRHALTISPSVPIMACDARERESAKQVLISVVQHAIAHDTALRAG from the coding sequence GTGGGCTTCGGAGAATTTGACTCCGACGCGAACACGCCGCAAGCAGGTCCGACCTCGTCGGCCAAGATCGTGGTCGCGGGCGGGTTCGGTTCGGGCAAGACGACGCTGGTCGGGGCGATCTCCGAGATCGACCCGCTGACCACCGAGGCCATGATGACCGAGGCCAGCGTTGGCCACGACGACACGTCGGCCACGCCGAACAAGTCGACCACCACGGTGGCGATGGACTTCGGCCGGCTTTCGCTCGACTCGGACCTCGTGCTGTACGTGTTCGGTACGCCGGGGCAGCACCGGTTCTGGTTCATGTGGGACGACCTCGCGGTCGGCGCGATCGGCGCGGTCGTGCTGGTGGACACGCGCCGGCTGGCCGACGCGTTCCCCTCGATCGACTTCTTCGAGAACCGGAAGCTGCCCTACGTCGTGGCGATTAACTGCTTCGACCGGCTGCTGCACCACCAGATCGAGGACGTGCGGCACGCGCTCACCATCTCGCCGTCGGTGCCGATCATGGCGTGCGACGCGCGGGAGCGGGAATCGGCGAAGCAGGTGCTGATCTCGGTCGTGCAGCACGCGATCGCGCACGACACGGCTTTGCGGGCGGGCTAG
- a CDS encoding roadblock/LC7 domain-containing protein — translation MTDSGRSADQGTFSWLISDFVRRVPGAAHAVLVSADGLMLAPSEGLPQDRAEQLSAVASGLVSLTQGAARCFEAGGVNQTVVEMELGYLFLMSVSDGSSLAVLAAPTCDIGTVAYEMTLLVERVGEQITPELRAQLQGGGVLG, via the coding sequence GTGACCGATTCCGGCCGGTCAGCGGACCAGGGCACGTTCAGCTGGCTGATCTCGGATTTCGTGCGCCGGGTCCCGGGCGCGGCGCACGCCGTGCTGGTGTCGGCGGACGGCCTGATGCTCGCGCCGTCGGAGGGACTGCCGCAGGACCGGGCCGAGCAGCTGTCGGCGGTGGCGTCCGGGCTGGTCAGCCTGACCCAGGGGGCGGCGCGCTGCTTCGAGGCGGGCGGCGTGAACCAGACCGTGGTGGAGATGGAACTCGGGTACCTGTTCCTGATGTCGGTCTCCGACGGGTCCAGCCTCGCGGTGCTGGCCGCACCCACCTGCGACATCGGAACGGTGGCTTACGAGATGACGTTGCTGGTCGAACGGGTCGGCGAACAGATCACGCCGGAGCTGCGCGCGCAGCTGCAGGGCGGCGGGGTGCTGGGGTAG
- a CDS encoding roadblock/LC7 domain-containing protein yields the protein MTRAGVQPGGGSVQPNGRQVGATAAGSFAWLITDFVHRVPGAAHAVVVSADGLLLASSRGLPKDRADQLAAVASGLTSLARGAAKVFEGGPVAQTVVEMANGFLFLMSVSDGSCLAVLGSPESDIGLVVYEMTLLVERVGQQLTPEMRAQLQGAAVRR from the coding sequence GTGACACGGGCGGGAGTGCAGCCGGGAGGCGGCTCGGTGCAGCCGAACGGCAGGCAGGTCGGCGCCACCGCGGCGGGCAGCTTCGCATGGCTGATCACGGACTTCGTCCACCGAGTGCCCGGTGCGGCGCACGCGGTGGTCGTCTCGGCGGACGGTCTGCTGCTCGCGTCTTCGCGCGGGCTGCCGAAGGACCGGGCGGACCAGCTCGCGGCCGTCGCCTCGGGGCTGACCAGCCTCGCGCGCGGCGCGGCGAAGGTCTTCGAAGGCGGCCCGGTCGCGCAGACCGTGGTCGAGATGGCGAACGGATTCCTCTTCTTGATGTCGGTGTCCGACGGCTCGTGCCTCGCGGTGCTGGGCTCGCCGGAGAGCGACATCGGCTTGGTGGTGTACGAAATGACGCTGCTGGTCGAACGGGTCGGTCAGCAGCTGACACCGGAGATGCGGGCACAACTGCAGGGCGCTGCGGTCCGTCGCTAG
- a CDS encoding ABC transporter permease produces MSVVVKPSAVPGRVSRGLSGFARKWLLFVVLVVLWEIAARLAGSPFFPPPTQILGAAGKLWFTGPAAHLFLGDPVFDHILPSLARILGGWLLSVLIGVALGTALGRSRTGMDYVGPLFAFFRAIPPPALVPVFIVLFGIGPGMQVATIIFGSVWPVLLNTVDGVRSVDQVKVETARAFRTPKRYWIGLVVLPAALPKIFAGLRLSLSIALILMAISELVGALNGIGYALIAAQRAYDFDQMWAWIVLLGILGYGFNAALLGIERRVLGWQPGRNRN; encoded by the coding sequence GTGAGTGTGGTCGTGAAGCCGTCCGCGGTACCCGGCCGGGTGAGCCGCGGACTCAGCGGGTTCGCCCGCAAATGGCTGCTGTTCGTCGTTCTCGTGGTGCTGTGGGAGATCGCCGCCCGGCTGGCCGGGAGCCCGTTCTTCCCGCCGCCGACGCAGATCCTCGGCGCGGCCGGGAAGCTGTGGTTCACCGGACCGGCGGCACACCTGTTCCTCGGCGACCCGGTATTCGACCACATCCTGCCGAGCCTCGCCCGGATCCTCGGCGGCTGGCTGCTCTCGGTGCTGATCGGCGTCGCGCTGGGCACCGCGCTGGGCCGTTCGCGGACCGGGATGGACTATGTCGGGCCGCTGTTCGCGTTCTTCCGCGCCATCCCGCCGCCCGCGCTGGTGCCGGTGTTCATCGTGCTGTTCGGCATCGGGCCGGGCATGCAGGTGGCCACGATCATCTTCGGTTCGGTGTGGCCGGTGCTGCTGAACACGGTGGACGGGGTCCGCTCGGTCGACCAGGTCAAGGTGGAGACGGCGCGTGCGTTCCGCACTCCGAAGCGGTACTGGATCGGGCTGGTCGTGCTGCCCGCGGCGCTGCCGAAGATCTTCGCCGGGCTGCGGCTGTCACTCTCGATCGCGCTGATCCTGATGGCGATCTCCGAGCTGGTCGGCGCTCTCAACGGCATCGGCTACGCGTTGATCGCCGCCCAGCGCGCGTACGACTTCGACCAGATGTGGGCGTGGATCGTGCTGCTGGGCATCCTCGGATACGGGTTCAACGCCGCGTTGCTGGGCATCGAGCGCCGGGTGCTCGGCTGGCAGCCCGGCCGGAACCGGAACTAG
- a CDS encoding DUF742 domain-containing protein, producing MDDGRLRGDGRLGDEHTGGWGDRDQSREDWKSFRDRVDREWRSREVRAADSEPVREPPNWLTDSNAGQQPGITAMPGYRERLLGGPGAELFGGASGPLYDSAEFAAFSAERDGGPSSNDLAAALPAQAAGEYVDEPAEVETSGLVRPYFRTRGRTKPTYDLAIEALVSTSEQGRVLDRVRVPEHRSICDLCLDTRSVAEVAALLRLPLGVVRVLIGDVAGLGLVLVHTSSSKNSGDRPSIEFMERVLSGLRRI from the coding sequence GTGGACGACGGGCGCTTGCGCGGCGATGGCCGGCTCGGTGACGAGCACACCGGAGGCTGGGGCGATCGAGACCAGAGCCGGGAGGACTGGAAGTCCTTCCGGGACCGGGTCGACCGCGAATGGCGTTCCCGGGAGGTCCGGGCCGCGGATTCCGAACCGGTGCGCGAACCGCCGAACTGGCTGACCGACTCCAACGCCGGACAACAGCCGGGCATCACCGCGATGCCCGGGTACCGCGAACGGCTGCTCGGCGGCCCCGGCGCGGAACTGTTCGGCGGGGCGAGCGGACCGCTGTACGACTCGGCCGAGTTCGCCGCGTTCAGTGCCGAACGGGACGGCGGGCCGTCGTCGAACGACCTGGCCGCCGCTCTGCCGGCGCAGGCGGCGGGCGAGTACGTGGACGAGCCGGCCGAGGTGGAGACCTCCGGCCTCGTCCGTCCTTACTTCCGCACCCGCGGCCGCACGAAACCGACCTACGACCTCGCGATCGAGGCGCTGGTGTCGACCAGCGAGCAGGGCCGGGTGCTCGACCGGGTCCGCGTGCCGGAGCACCGGTCGATCTGCGACCTGTGCCTGGACACCCGGTCGGTCGCCGAGGTGGCCGCGCTGCTGCGGTTGCCGCTCGGCGTGGTGCGGGTGCTGATTGGTGACGTGGCGGGCCTCGGCCTGGTGCTCGTGCACACGAGCAGCAGCAAGAATTCGGGCGACCGCCCCAGTATCGAGTTCATGGAAAGGGTGCTCAGTGGGCTTCGGAGAATTTGA